In one window of Hyla sarda isolate aHylSar1 chromosome 1, aHylSar1.hap1, whole genome shotgun sequence DNA:
- the LOC130289638 gene encoding uncharacterized protein LOC130289638, with the protein MTKANCDQRGEDEGLSQEEPNGCTIQNTKHLSPDQMSLLQSQGYEGMLDDEIINTAQDLLQRQFPNSDGLQPVVAVLVPGYKVTKNAVQIHHGGERMHWLTNSYRNSKIMVADSIRTDNLSPYIRDQRTNLYSGVVHEPLKHMHFQDVDHQKNNYDCRVFAIAFAYELLSEDGDPEVTDNHKAIRGHLITCLHNGSINKSPIKE; encoded by the coding sequence ATGACAAAAGCCAACTGTGACCAAAGGGGTGAGGATGAAGGTCTATCCCAGGAGGAGCCCAATGGCTGCACAATACAGAACACCAAGCACCTGTCTCCCGACCAAATGTCACTGCTGCAAAGTCAGGGCTATGAAGGCATGTTGGACGATGAAATCATCAATACGGCTCAAGATCTCCTCCAAAGGCAATTCCCCAACTCCGATGGCCTCCAGCCTGTGGTCGCTGTCCTCGTGCCCGGGTACAAGGTAACAAAAAATGCTGTTCAGATCCATCACGGTGGGGAAAGAATGCATTGGCTAACCAACAGCTATAGAAACAGCAAGATCATGGTGGCCGATAGCATAAGAACCGACAATCTGTCACCTTACATACGTGACCAGAGAACAAACTTATACAGTGGAGTAGTACACGAGCCCCTTAAACATATGCACTTTCAGGACGTAGACCATCAGAAGAACAACTACGATTGTAGAGTCTTTGCCATTGCTTTTGCCTACGAGCTGCTGTCGGAGGATGGAGACCCAGAGGTGACCGACAACCACAAGGCAATAAGGGGACATCTCATTACTTGTCTACACAACGGAAGCATAAACAAATCTCCCATAAAGGAATAG